The region AAACTCTCCACGTTCTGGCGAAGATACTCCTGAGGGCATCCAAGAGGAACTTGCCGTCGCCGCCCCTACCCTGCCTCCCCGATCGAGCCCCAGACCCGGTTCCGCTCAAGAATAACCCAGTATCGCCGGAGTTCGGCTTCGGCCGCCCGGTGGTCGGGGAAATGGTCGCCGACGAGAAGCCAGAAACGCTTCGAGTGATTCAGCTCCCGGAGGTGGGCCGCCTCGTGGATGACGATATACTCCCGCAGCGGTTCGGGGAGGGCCGCGACGCGAAGGTTGATGTTCAGGTTGCCGAGCGTAGAGCAGCTCCCCCACTTGGTCTTCTGCAGTTTCACCGCGATGCGCCTCGGCTCCCGGCCTGCAAGGTCCGGGTAGGCCTTCAGGCGGCTGGAAACCTCATCTTTCAGCATCCGGGCAAGGTTTCTCCGGAGGGCGGGAACGGAAGGGCAGACGACATCCCCGGAAGCCTCGTCGACCGCAAACCGGGCGCCCGGAATCAGACGGTAGAACCGTCCGTGCAGGAGGAGCAGGTCCTCCCTCCCGCGCCCCTCGGCGGCAAGCCTGTCGAGTTCCTCACGCCGTCCCTCGATCCAGGCCGCGTTGCGCTTCAGGAACCCACCAACGTCGAACGACGGGGGGGCGACCACCCGCAGGGTTCCGTCGGGCCGCA is a window of Methanoculleus sp. 7T DNA encoding:
- a CDS encoding M48 family metallopeptidase; this encodes MNRGGEGRVPPDATVVRKAVRSARLQVRPDGTLRVVAPPSFDVGGFLKRNAAWIEGRREELDRLAAEGRGREDLLLLHGRFYRLIPGARFAVDEASGDVVCPSVPALRRNLARMLKDEVSSRLKAYPDLAGREPRRIAVKLQKTKWGSCSTLGNLNINLRVAALPEPLREYIVIHEAAHLRELNHSKRFWLLVGDHFPDHRAAEAELRRYWVILERNRVWGSIGEAG